The region TGCCATGCTTGTTGGCATCTTTTATATATTTTATAGCTTTGGCTCGCTTAAATTTAGCGAGGTTTTTAGCGCTAGAAGCGACCTTTCAGGGCTAAATTTAGGCATCATCGCCACACTTCTTTTCATAGGCGCCATGGGCAAAAGCGCGCAGTTTCCATTTCACACTTGGCTTGCAAACGCCATGGAGGGCCCAACGCCAGTTTCAGCCCTCATCCACGCTGCGACCATGGTAACAGCTGGCGTCTATCTAGTCATACGCGCAAATTTCATCTTTGCAAACGTGCCCGAAGTCTCGCACTTTATCGCCTGCCTTGGTGCATTTGTGGCGATATTTGCCGCAAGCATCGCGCTAGTGCATAACGACCTTAAAAAGATAGTCGCTTACTCGACGCTTTCACAGCTTGGATATATGTTTGTAGCTGCTGGACTTGGGGCGTATAAGATCGCACTTTTTCACCTTGTCACGCACGCATTTTTCAAGTCACTTCTCTTTTTATGCGCTGGCAACGTTATGCACGCGATGAATGATGAGCTAAATATCAAAAAAATGGGCGGACTTTATAAATTTATGAAGCCAACCGCGTTACTTTCTATCATCGCAAGCTGCGCATTGGCTGGTTTTTATCCATTTGCTGGTTTTTTTTCAAAAGATAAAATTTTAGAGGTCGCCTTTAGCGAAGATCAAATTTTGTGGCTCGTCTTGCTCTTTGGCGCGGTGCTTACGGCATTTTATAGCTTTAGACTTGTCATGCTAGTCTTTTTTGCAAGGCCAAAGAGTGAGGAGCACGCACATGAAGCCAAAAACTACATGCTTGTTGGTATGAGTGTGCTTGGTGTTCTCTCAGTCATCAGCGGCTTTTTCTGGAGTAACTTTAGCGAGTTTTTGGGTGCTAGCCTTGGGGATTTTAAGCTAAATTTATCTCACAGCAGTGAAATTTTCTTACTCGTTTTAACGCTTACTTTAGTGCTTGCAAGCGCTGGCTTTGCTGTGTTTGCTTATAAAAAAGAAATTTTTAAAGAGAGCATTTGCGAAAGTAAAATTTACAAAATTTTGCAAAATGCCTACTTTATACCAAAATTTTATGAGAAATTTTTTATAAATGGCTACGCTTTAATCTCTAAAATTTGTAAGAAATTTGATGAGATGATAGTTGATAGAAGTGTTGATTTTGTCGCACTTTTGGTTACTAAATTTGCATATCTTGCAAACAAAATACAAAGTGGCGATCTAAGCGTCATGCTTAGGTTTATGGTCGCAGGATTTGCCTTGCTTTTAAGCTTTATATTTTTATTAAACGGAGCCAAATAATGCTAAGTGTCATCATATTTTTCCCAGCCATAAGCGCAATACTTGGCTTTTTGATAGAAAATAAAAGCATCAAATTTTATGGAGCAAGCATCGCTTTAATCGAGCTTTTGCTAGCCATTTTTATCTGCGTAAATGTCGATTTTCAGGGTTATGACTTTGTTTTAACGCATCAAGTCTCGCTCATACCAAGCCTAAATATCAGCTACTTTGTCGGCATTGACACCATCTCACTTGTGCTTATAGTCCTTAGCGCATTTATGAGCTTCATCTCTATCGCCGCACTTAGTGATGATGGAAATTTAAAGCACCTGGTTATTAGCGTGCTATTTTTAGAGAGCACGATGATGGGCGTCTTTAGCGCGCTTGATATGATCTTGTTTTACAGCTTTTGGGAGCTTAGTCTCATACCGCTGCTTTACATCATCGGCGCATTTGGCAGTAAAAATAGAATTTACGCTGCGATTAAATTTTTTATCTACACATTTTTAGGCTCTGTTTTTATGCTAGTGGCGATCATCTTTATCGGCTATTTGTGCTACCAAAAAAGCGGCGTCTTTAGCTTTAACCTGCTTGATTGGTACAAGCTTGGTATAGGAGAAAATGCTCAAATTTGGCTATTTTTAGCATTTTTCTTCGCTTTTGGCGTGAAAACTCCGCTGTTTCCATTTCACACGTGGCTACCTTACGCGCACGGACAGGCTCCGACTATCGGCTCAGTGCTACTTGCTAGCGTGCTTTTAAAGATGGGTACTTACGGCTTTGTGAGATTTTCACTACCACTTTTTCCAGATGCGAGCCTGCTTTTAAGCGGCTTTGTCTGCGTCATAGCCATCATCATGATCATTTACGCAGCCCTCGTTGCCTACGTGCAAAGCGACATGAAGCAAGTGATCGCTTATAGCTCCATTTCACACATGGGTGTCATCATGCTTGGCATTTTTTCACTAAATTTAATAGGTCTTGGCGGCTCGATATTTTTAATGATAAGCCACGGTATCGTAAGTGGCGCTTTGTTCTTGCTAGTTGGCGTCATCTATGAGAGGGCTCACACCAAAGAAATTTGCGAATTTGGCGGCCTTGCTAAGGTGATGCCAAAGTATGCGCTTGTGTTTTTTATAGCAACTCTTGCAAGCATCGGTTTGCCGCTAACCATTGGCTTTGTAGGCGAGTTTTTAAGCCTGCTTGGCGTCTTTAAGCTAAACAAGCTCTTTGCGCTACTTGGTGGCTTTAGTATCATCGTGGGCGCTGTTTATATGCTCGTACTTTATAAAAGGGTCTTTTTTGGCGAGTGCAAAGAGAAAAATTTAAGCCTAAAAGATCTAAATTTTAAAGAGTTAGCCGCTCTTGTGCCACTTTGTTTGCTTATCATCGCCCTTGGTATCGCACCAAATTTGATACTAAAACCACTTGAGCCAAGCGTGCAAAATATCATAAGCAAAATGCAAACTAGAGCTGTAAATAACGGCACAAAGGATAAAATTTCATCTTTAAATGGCGGGAGCAAACTATGAACGAAATAGCCTTTTTAGACCTAAACGAGATCTCGCTACAATCACTCTCGCCGATGCTTAGCATGATGGTTTTTGCACTTTTTATCCTCATAGTTGGAGCGATAAAAAAGGATCTCTCAAGAAATTTTTACTGCGTATTTTGCATCATCGCTATATTTGTAAATTTAGGCATTACGCTTGATTTTAACGGGCTTAGCCTAAGCTTTTGGGATATGCTCTTGGTAGATGGAATTTCTATCATCTCGCAGATCATCATCCTAATCGCCTCAGCCCTTTTCATCCCTCTTGCACTTAGCACAAAAGAGTATTTTGAGTATAAAATTTACGAGTACTACGCGCTATTTTTATTTATGATCGCTGGATTTTTGTTTATGGTGAGCTCAAACAACCTACTCATCATCTTTTTAGGGCTTGAGATCAGCTCGCTTTGCCTCTACACCCTAATCGCCCTTCATAACAAGACAAAAAGCGTCGAGGCTGCCATCAAATACTTCGCAATGGGCTCGCTCTCAGCTGGCTTTTTTGCGATGGCGATAGCGATGTTTTATCTAGCAACAAACTCAATAGACATCGCTCGTATCGGCGTTGTCATAAAAGATCTTAGCCTAAATCAAAATTTAATAATCCTTCTTGGCTGCGTTTTCATTGCTTCAGCCATTGGCTTTAAGCTCTCGCTCATACCATTTCACACATGGATACCAGACGTTTATGAGGGCTCAAATGCCCCGCTAGCTGGATATATGTCTATCGTGCCAAAGGTTGCGGGCTTTATCGTTGCGTTAAGAATTTTTGCGATGCTTGAGGGCTCTGGAATTTCATGGATAAAAGATATGCTCTACATCATCGCCGTGCTTACGATGAGCCTTGCAAACATCATGGCGCTAGTGCAAAAAGACGTTAAAAGGATGCTCGCTTTTAGCTCGATAGCTCACGCTGGTGTCGTGCTTTGCGCACTGGTGGCAAATTCTCACGAGGCAAATGTCGCCTTGTTTTTCTACTGGATCATGTTTTTGTTTGCAAATTTGGGCGCATTTTCTATGCTTTGGGTCGCAAGGTGCGACGACGTCGTCTGCTGGGACAAACGCTTTAAACATCCGTATGAGAAATTTTCAGGGCTTATTAAAATTTTGCCAAGTTACGCCGTGATAATGGGAATTTTCATGATCGCCCTTGCTGGCATACCGCCTTTTAGTGTATTTTGGGGCAAGATGGTGCTTATCTCATCGCTCATAAAGTCTGATTACATCGTGCTTAGCCTCATCATCATGATAAACTCTGCGATTGCTATTTATTACTACCTAAAGCTCATCGTCTTTATGTTTTTAAAAGAGCCTATCGTAAAAGATAAAAATATCTACATCTCAAACGTCTCGATGGCGCTAAAAGTGATCGTTGGAGTTGCCGTTGCTGGCACGGTCTTTGCCTTTTTATTTTCTGGAGCGATTTTGGAATTTATTGAGCATTTTGTCTTTGCTTCAGGATTTTAGAAAATTTAACTATAATGGCGGCATGAAAAAGCTCTTAACCATCTTATTTTTACCGCTTTATCTATCCGCATTTAGCCTTAGCCTAAACAGCGGCGCAAACGCAAATAAGCCTTATAGCGTCCTTCAGCTAAGCGACGAGAAAGAATTTGAATGTGTGGAGCAAATTTTAGCCTACGACACGAAGCGCTACGTTTGTATGCTAGATGATGGGATCTTGCCAAAGATCGAAGATACGACGCTGCCTTTAATGGACATAAAATATAAAAAGCAAGACGGCAAGCTCTTCATCGTCATCATGCCAAAAGCACCTTCAAAACTTCTAAATGTTCAAACCGAGCTTTACAGCAGTCCAAGCGTGCAAGATACGCCAAAGACGACCATTTCAAAGCACTTTAGTATCATCATCGACACTTCACTCAGTGAAAACAACAAAAGAGTATCTGGGCTAAATTTTTCGCCTGATTTTAGAGATATGCTAAGTCCAAGCATTGGAGCGCTCGATCTTAACAAAGCGCCTATAGCTGGGCTTGATAGCAATGATATAGACATCTACATAAATATAAAAAGAGCTTACGAAAAGGGCGCTTATGAAAGCGTGGTAAAAGATACGCAAACAGCGATGAAAAGGCACCCAGCCAGTCTTTTCTCAAGCGAGTTTTTGCTTTTTAGGCTAAGAGCGCTTGATAAAATTTTTGAGACAAAGAGTGAGTTTGAAGGGCTTGAGCCAAAAGATATCGTAAGCGAGGGCAGAGCCTGGATAAGAAAATTCCCTTCTGATGAGAACTATCCAGAGGTGCTATATCTCATCGCCAGAGCTTACCTCAAAGACAGCATCGCAAGTGATGCAAAATATATGCTTGATATACTAAGCGAAGAGCACGCGGAGTCAAAATTTACAAAGCTTGCCGCGCTTGATTATGCTGACTACCTATATAAAATAGGCAGGCAAAAAGAGGCGCTAAGCGACTATGAAAAGGTGCTCTACTCTACAAACGACATCGACCTTGCAAGTAGGGCAGCACTAAGCCTAGCAGACGCAAATATCGATAAAGAGAAATTTGACGAGGCAAAGAAATTTGTACTAAAGATCGCAAATGCAAATGAAAAATTTTTCATGAACGATCCTACAAAATCGATGAATTTAGCCTATACATTTGCCAGTAAAGATATGCCAGACGTGGCTGCTAAAATTTATGAAATTTTGGTAAATAATAGCGACAGGACAAAGGACTTTTACGAGGCAGCATTAAAAAATTTAGCGCTAAATTTAGCCAAAACCAAAGATGAAAAAAGGGCGTATGAGTATCTAAACAGATACGAAAAAGAGTTTAAATATGGCGATTATATCGATGAGGTCGCCAAGGCAAAGGATGGGCTATTTTTTGAAGAGGACGACAAAAACGCCACCGCACTTCACGCAAGGTATAAAGATCTCATCGAAAAATATGCCGGCACAAATATCAGCCAAAAGGCATTAATCAGCGAGCTTGAGCTTGATCTAAAAGAGCGTAAATTTGCTGATGCGCTAGCTTATAACAACCTCGCAAAAGATGAAAATTTAAGCCGGGCAATGGAGCTAGTAAATGAGGCTGCGCTTGAACTAACAAAAGAATTTTTCATCAAAGATGACTGCACGGCGGTTGTAAATTTACTCGAAAACTACGATGTGAGCAAGGTCTCTTTGCCACAGTTTAAGCTATTTAACTGCTACTTTAGAACAGCACGCTACAACGACGCGCTAGAGCTTGCAAAGGCGCATGTAAAGGATGAAAATTTAGAAGATAGAGTCGAGTGGCTGGTAAATTTGAGCAAAATTTTATATAAAAATAAAGACTACGAGCATGCGATCACTGCGGCAAATGACGCGCTCTCGCTTGGCTCAGCGGTCGAGTACTCAGACCCGACGCCTTCTCTTTTTGATAGATTTTACTCGCTACTTGCGCTAAAACGCTTTACCGAGGCGGTCTCAACGATCAGTGCGATCGAGCAGCTAAGGGGGCAGGACTTTAAGATTATCGAGGCATACGCAGCTATATGTGACTACGCGATGAAGAGCAACGACTACGCTATCGCCGCGATGTACTCTAAAAAGGCGCTTGAGTTACAAACCAAAGCCAAGATAAAGACCTTCTCACCAAAGCTAAATTTTGACTTCGCTGAGGCTTCACTAAAGATAGATAATCTTGACGAGGCGCTTGATGAGGCGAAATTTATCCTAAATATGAAGCTTGAGCCAGAAGAGCGCCTGCATGCTCTAAATTTAGCAAGCGAAATTTATATCAGACAAAAGCAGTACAAGCTGGCTAAGGGCTATTTGGACGAGTGCGTTAGCTCAAATTTCACAAGTGCTTACAAAGATGCCTGCAAAGCCAAACTTGAGGTGATAAAGTAAATAGTGCTAAGTTTAAATGATCTTGAAAAAGAATATCTGGAGTTAGAAAAAGAAAATTTTCAGGACGGCAAAAGGATCAAATTTATAGCAAATTTAGGCGCAAGTGACGAGATAGCGTATCACTATGAGCTCATTTGCAAAGAGTGGCAAGAGGGCGGGCAGCTAAATTTAGAAAGCAGTTTTGATAGGCATGGAGGCGCTGGGCTGGAGTTTTTGTTTGAGCGCTTAGCCAAAAAGAGCGATCAAAAACTAAAAATAGAAACCATCTATCTTATAGCGCAAATCCTCACTAAATCTAAGCATAGAGATTTTTACAACGCGTTTTGTGACCGCCTTATCCCTCAAATAACTTCTTTTTTGGAGACAAATGATGCCTTACGCCGCAAGCTTATAATAGCGCTTGGTTGGGTTGGCACGTTAGAGCAAATAGATATTTTAATAAGCGAGATGCTTGGTAGTAAAGATAGCCTTTGCAGGGCTTGGGCGGCAGCTAGCCTTATGCAGATGTCGTTTCACAGGGCCAGCCAAGCAATCTTGCGAGATAAAACAAAAGCCGCATTTTTGCAAGGCATCTCTAGCGAAAAAGAGCTATACGCCTGCGCAGTTATGATAGAAGCAGCTCAAAATTTATTTGGCAAAAAGTGGATATCATCTAGCGCAGTCCAAAATCAAGAGGCTGAAAAGATAGAAAAAGCAAGAAAAATGGCGGTAAGGTTTTTAGGCAGGGATTAGAATAGATCAAATTTATATAATTGGCAAATTTTAATCTTAATTTTATCAGAAGGTTAGCATTAATATTCAAAAATTTTCATGATGGATTTGTAAAAAAGGGCAAATTTGCCCTTTAAATTTAGTTTAGTAGAAGTGATTTTATATCGATTTTATGTTCAATCATCTTGCTCTCAAGCATAAATTCTTGCGTAGCCTCAAGCGCTTTTATATCATCAGCCGTGATCTTTGAGCTAAAGTCGTACTGAGGATACATGCTCTTTACCGCCTCTATGCTAAGCCCAGTCTCTTCAGCCGTAAATTTAAGCGCCTCATCCTCGTTTGCCTTGATGTAGGCCAAAATTTCATCCTGAGCCTTTTTAAATTTCTCAACTACGTCTTTGTGCTTTTTATAAAACTCCCCGCTTGTTGCCGTGACGATGACTGGTGTGATGACGCCTTTGCCAGTTGTCACTACATTTAGGCCTGATTTTTGAGCGTTGTAAGCAGCAGGTCCTGCAAGAAGCGCTGCATCGACGCTGCCATTTTCAAGTGCAGCTTGCGCAGCTGGGATACCCATAGAAATGAACTCTACGTCGTTTATGCTAAGTCCGCCAAGAGCTAGGTATCTCACCAAAAGCTCGTTTAAGATCGTGCCTTTTGGACCTGCCACTTTTTTGCCTTTTAGATCTTTTGGCGACTTGATGTTTTTATCTTTAGAAAATATAACAAAAGCCTCTGGTGCCCTTGAATAGGCGCTTATGATCTTTATGTCAGCCTTATTTGCCGCTGCAAGTATGACCGAAGTACCGCCCACGCAGTTTAAAAACTGGAGCGAATTTGAAGCGAGCGCTTGCGTTTGCTTAGCACCTGAGGTGATCTCGGAGTATTCGACTGGCACGCCAAAAGACTTTGCGTAAAAGCCTTTAAATTTATCGACGATCGATGGGACGTTTAGCGGCGATTTGACGTAGGTCATGCCGATCTTATCTAAGCCCTCGCTTGCGTTTGCGACTAGGCAAAGCAAAGAGGCCGCATACAAAACCTTAAAAAA is a window of Campylobacter concisus DNA encoding:
- a CDS encoding tetratricopeptide repeat protein, with protein sequence MKKLLTILFLPLYLSAFSLSLNSGANANKPYSVLQLSDEKEFECVEQILAYDTKRYVCMLDDGILPKIEDTTLPLMDIKYKKQDGKLFIVIMPKAPSKLLNVQTELYSSPSVQDTPKTTISKHFSIIIDTSLSENNKRVSGLNFSPDFRDMLSPSIGALDLNKAPIAGLDSNDIDIYINIKRAYEKGAYESVVKDTQTAMKRHPASLFSSEFLLFRLRALDKIFETKSEFEGLEPKDIVSEGRAWIRKFPSDENYPEVLYLIARAYLKDSIASDAKYMLDILSEEHAESKFTKLAALDYADYLYKIGRQKEALSDYEKVLYSTNDIDLASRAALSLADANIDKEKFDEAKKFVLKIANANEKFFMNDPTKSMNLAYTFASKDMPDVAAKIYEILVNNSDRTKDFYEAALKNLALNLAKTKDEKRAYEYLNRYEKEFKYGDYIDEVAKAKDGLFFEEDDKNATALHARYKDLIEKYAGTNISQKALISELELDLKERKFADALAYNNLAKDENLSRAMELVNEAALELTKEFFIKDDCTAVVNLLENYDVSKVSLPQFKLFNCYFRTARYNDALELAKAHVKDENLEDRVEWLVNLSKILYKNKDYEHAITAANDALSLGSAVEYSDPTPSLFDRFYSLLALKRFTEAVSTISAIEQLRGQDFKIIEAYAAICDYAMKSNDYAIAAMYSKKALELQTKAKIKTFSPKLNFDFAEASLKIDNLDEALDEAKFILNMKLEPEERLHALNLASEIYIRQKQYKLAKGYLDECVSSNFTSAYKDACKAKLEVIK
- a CDS encoding ABC transporter substrate-binding protein — encoded protein: MRKFFKVLYAASLLCLVANASEGLDKIGMTYVKSPLNVPSIVDKFKGFYAKSFGVPVEYSEITSGAKQTQALASNSLQFLNCVGGTSVILAAANKADIKIISAYSRAPEAFVIFSKDKNIKSPKDLKGKKVAGPKGTILNELLVRYLALGGLSINDVEFISMGIPAAQAALENGSVDAALLAGPAAYNAQKSGLNVVTTGKGVITPVIVTATSGEFYKKHKDVVEKFKKAQDEILAYIKANEDEALKFTAEETGLSIEAVKSMYPQYDFSSKITADDIKALEATQEFMLESKMIEHKIDIKSLLLN
- a CDS encoding HEAT repeat domain-containing protein, which encodes MLSLNDLEKEYLELEKENFQDGKRIKFIANLGASDEIAYHYELICKEWQEGGQLNLESSFDRHGGAGLEFLFERLAKKSDQKLKIETIYLIAQILTKSKHRDFYNAFCDRLIPQITSFLETNDALRRKLIIALGWVGTLEQIDILISEMLGSKDSLCRAWAAASLMQMSFHRASQAILRDKTKAAFLQGISSEKELYACAVMIEAAQNLFGKKWISSSAVQNQEAEKIEKARKMAVRFLGRD
- a CDS encoding NADH-quinone oxidoreductase subunit M translates to MLSVIIFFPAISAILGFLIENKSIKFYGASIALIELLLAIFICVNVDFQGYDFVLTHQVSLIPSLNISYFVGIDTISLVLIVLSAFMSFISIAALSDDGNLKHLVISVLFLESTMMGVFSALDMILFYSFWELSLIPLLYIIGAFGSKNRIYAAIKFFIYTFLGSVFMLVAIIFIGYLCYQKSGVFSFNLLDWYKLGIGENAQIWLFLAFFFAFGVKTPLFPFHTWLPYAHGQAPTIGSVLLASVLLKMGTYGFVRFSLPLFPDASLLLSGFVCVIAIIMIIYAALVAYVQSDMKQVIAYSSISHMGVIMLGIFSLNLIGLGGSIFLMISHGIVSGALFLLVGVIYERAHTKEICEFGGLAKVMPKYALVFFIATLASIGLPLTIGFVGEFLSLLGVFKLNKLFALLGGFSIIVGAVYMLVLYKRVFFGECKEKNLSLKDLNFKELAALVPLCLLIIALGIAPNLILKPLEPSVQNIISKMQTRAVNNGTKDKISSLNGGSKL
- the nuoN gene encoding NADH-quinone oxidoreductase subunit NuoN yields the protein MNEIAFLDLNEISLQSLSPMLSMMVFALFILIVGAIKKDLSRNFYCVFCIIAIFVNLGITLDFNGLSLSFWDMLLVDGISIISQIIILIASALFIPLALSTKEYFEYKIYEYYALFLFMIAGFLFMVSSNNLLIIFLGLEISSLCLYTLIALHNKTKSVEAAIKYFAMGSLSAGFFAMAIAMFYLATNSIDIARIGVVIKDLSLNQNLIILLGCVFIASAIGFKLSLIPFHTWIPDVYEGSNAPLAGYMSIVPKVAGFIVALRIFAMLEGSGISWIKDMLYIIAVLTMSLANIMALVQKDVKRMLAFSSIAHAGVVLCALVANSHEANVALFFYWIMFLFANLGAFSMLWVARCDDVVCWDKRFKHPYEKFSGLIKILPSYAVIMGIFMIALAGIPPFSVFWGKMVLISSLIKSDYIVLSLIIMINSAIAIYYYLKLIVFMFLKEPIVKDKNIYISNVSMALKVIVGVAVAGTVFAFLFSGAILEFIEHFVFASGF
- the nuoL gene encoding NADH-quinone oxidoreductase subunit L, coding for MILFCISLFFPLLSFIIAGIFSHSSKNLFIGLFCSLLMIVSATASLMLTASLSVDEPLNLTLKEFISLGSLDLSFSFYLDAISLVMLSTVGVVASIVHIYSIGYMRDDASFNRFFSYLGLFVFCMNVLVSSDNFIGLFIGWEGVGLCSWLLIGFWYKRPSANIAANEAFVMNRVADLAMLVGIFYIFYSFGSLKFSEVFSARSDLSGLNLGIIATLLFIGAMGKSAQFPFHTWLANAMEGPTPVSALIHAATMVTAGVYLVIRANFIFANVPEVSHFIACLGAFVAIFAASIALVHNDLKKIVAYSTLSQLGYMFVAAGLGAYKIALFHLVTHAFFKSLLFLCAGNVMHAMNDELNIKKMGGLYKFMKPTALLSIIASCALAGFYPFAGFFSKDKILEVAFSEDQILWLVLLFGAVLTAFYSFRLVMLVFFARPKSEEHAHEAKNYMLVGMSVLGVLSVISGFFWSNFSEFLGASLGDFKLNLSHSSEIFLLVLTLTLVLASAGFAVFAYKKEIFKESICESKIYKILQNAYFIPKFYEKFFINGYALISKICKKFDEMIVDRSVDFVALLVTKFAYLANKIQSGDLSVMLRFMVAGFALLLSFIFLLNGAK